The following proteins are co-located in the Paraburkholderia phytofirmans PsJN genome:
- a CDS encoding DmpA family aminopeptidase, with protein sequence MNSSELQNAPHIGTLPGGPLGTIADVQGVTVGHCTLDAGAVQTGVTVIRPHDGDPFLAKVPAAASVINGFGKSIGLVQVEELGTLETPIALTNTFGVSAVAQAQIRAAIRANPRIGREWSTVNPLVFECNDGYLNDIQALAVTAQHFDDAYAAASANVASGSVGAGRGMSCFDMKGGIGNASRVVGVANRSYTVGALVLANFGRLTMLTVDGTPLGRMLAERAAKAAKVAKAASSATLAMKAEQGSIIMIVATDAPLDARQLKRLSLRAAAGLARTGSVYGHGSGDIALAFSTAYTVPHGADFITLPPLLADERLDPLFRACADSVEQAILDTLWSAVSVTGRDAHQRLSLRDCVPDLAQLLERTR encoded by the coding sequence ATGAATTCGAGCGAGCTTCAAAACGCGCCGCATATCGGCACGTTGCCAGGCGGTCCGCTCGGTACGATTGCGGATGTGCAGGGCGTGACGGTCGGACATTGCACGCTCGATGCAGGCGCCGTGCAAACCGGCGTGACCGTGATTCGTCCGCACGACGGCGATCCGTTTCTCGCGAAGGTGCCGGCGGCGGCGTCGGTGATCAACGGGTTCGGCAAAAGCATCGGGCTCGTGCAAGTCGAAGAACTCGGCACGCTGGAAACGCCGATCGCGTTGACCAATACGTTTGGTGTCAGCGCCGTCGCGCAGGCGCAGATTCGTGCGGCCATTCGCGCGAATCCGCGGATTGGGCGCGAGTGGTCGACGGTTAATCCATTGGTGTTCGAATGCAATGACGGGTATCTGAACGATATCCAGGCACTGGCCGTCACCGCGCAGCATTTCGACGATGCTTATGCAGCCGCCAGCGCAAATGTCGCGAGCGGATCGGTCGGCGCGGGGCGGGGCATGTCGTGCTTCGATATGAAGGGTGGCATTGGCAATGCGTCGCGCGTTGTGGGTGTGGCGAACCGTAGCTATACCGTGGGCGCGCTTGTGCTGGCGAACTTTGGCCGGCTGACTATGTTGACAGTCGACGGCACGCCGCTCGGCCGTATGCTCGCCGAGCGGGCGGCCAAAGCGGCCAAAGTGGCGAAGGCGGCATCGTCGGCCACGTTGGCGATGAAGGCCGAACAAGGCTCGATCATCATGATCGTCGCCACCGACGCGCCGCTCGACGCACGCCAACTCAAACGTCTCTCCTTGCGCGCGGCGGCGGGCCTCGCGCGCACCGGTTCGGTGTACGGCCACGGCAGCGGCGATATCGCGCTCGCGTTTTCAACGGCCTATACGGTGCCGCACGGCGCCGACTTCATCACGCTCCCACCGCTTCTCGCCGACGAACGTCTCGACCCGCTCTTTCGCGCATGCGCCGACAGCGTCGAGCAGGCAATTCTCGATACTTTGTGGAGCGCCGTATCCGTAACCGGGCGCGACGCTCACCAGCGTCTGTCGCTGCGTGACTGCGTGCCCGATCTCGCCCAACTACTCGAACGCACTCGCTGA
- the gsiD gene encoding glutathione ABC transporter permease GsiD, with product MSTTATEPNAANPVKTERAIRTPWSEFWRKFRKQHVALGAGIFVLLLIAVAIVAPHIVPYDPENFFDYDALNAGPSAAHWFGVDSLGRDIFSRILAGSRISLEAGFLSVAIGAVIGTFFGLLAGYYEGWWDRITMRVADVLFAFPGILLAIGVVAILGNGMINVICAVAIFSIPAFARLVRGNTLMLKQLTYIEAARSIGASDWTIIVRHILPGTISSVVVYFTMRIGTSIITAASLSFLGLGAQPPTPEWGAMLNEARADMVTAPHIALFPSLAIFLTVLAFNLLGDGLRDALDPKLDRP from the coding sequence ATGAGCACGACCGCCACCGAGCCGAACGCGGCCAACCCAGTCAAAACCGAACGCGCGATCCGCACACCGTGGAGCGAGTTCTGGCGCAAATTCCGTAAGCAGCACGTGGCGCTCGGCGCCGGCATCTTCGTGCTGCTGTTGATTGCGGTCGCGATCGTCGCACCGCACATCGTGCCGTACGACCCGGAGAATTTCTTCGACTACGACGCGTTAAACGCGGGGCCGTCCGCAGCGCACTGGTTCGGCGTGGATTCGCTGGGCCGCGATATTTTCAGCCGCATTCTCGCGGGCTCGCGCATTTCGCTCGAAGCGGGCTTTCTGTCCGTTGCGATCGGCGCCGTGATCGGCACGTTCTTCGGTTTGCTCGCTGGCTATTACGAAGGCTGGTGGGATCGCATCACCATGCGCGTGGCCGACGTGCTGTTCGCGTTTCCCGGCATTTTGCTGGCCATCGGGGTGGTGGCGATTCTCGGCAACGGCATGATCAACGTGATCTGCGCGGTCGCGATCTTCAGCATCCCGGCGTTCGCGCGGCTCGTGCGCGGCAATACGCTGATGCTCAAGCAGCTTACGTATATCGAGGCGGCGCGCAGCATCGGCGCGTCGGATTGGACGATCATCGTGCGGCACATTCTGCCGGGGACGATTTCCTCGGTGGTGGTGTACTTCACAATGCGTATCGGCACCTCGATCATCACCGCGGCGAGCCTGTCGTTTCTCGGTCTCGGCGCGCAACCGCCGACGCCGGAGTGGGGCGCGATGCTCAACGAAGCGCGCGCCGACATGGTCACGGCGCCGCATATCGCGCTGTTTCCGAGTCTCGCGATTTTCCTGACCGTGCTGGCGTTCAATCTGCTCGGCGACGGTTTGCGCGACGCGCTCGATCCGAAGCTCGACCGGCCATGA
- the gsiC gene encoding glutathione ABC transporter permease GsiC encodes MLNFLVKRLFGLLPTLFIVAVLVFLFVHMLPGDPARLAAGPDADEATVALVRADLGLNKPMPQQFASFFVKIAHGDFGISTRSKRPVSQEIGERFMPTLLLTLASMVWAVVLGMGIGIVSAVWRNRWPDRLGMTLAVSGISFPAFALGMLLMEIFSVKLGWLPIVGDGSWQSYVLPSLTLGAAVAAVMARFTRASFVEVMNEDFVRTARAKGVPERLVIVKHCLRNAMIPVITMMGLQFGFLLGGSIVVEVVFNWPGLGRLLVDAVSMRDYPVIQAEVLLFSLEFIIINLVVDVLYAVINPTIRFK; translated from the coding sequence ATGCTGAATTTCCTCGTCAAACGTCTCTTTGGCCTGCTGCCGACGCTTTTCATCGTCGCCGTGCTGGTGTTCCTGTTCGTGCATATGCTGCCGGGCGATCCGGCGCGGCTCGCCGCCGGTCCCGATGCGGACGAGGCGACTGTCGCGCTGGTGCGTGCCGACCTCGGCCTCAATAAGCCGATGCCGCAGCAATTCGCCAGCTTCTTCGTGAAGATCGCGCACGGCGACTTCGGCATTTCGACGCGCAGCAAGCGCCCGGTCAGCCAGGAAATCGGCGAGCGCTTCATGCCGACGCTGCTGCTCACGCTCGCCAGCATGGTGTGGGCGGTCGTGCTGGGCATGGGCATCGGCATCGTCTCGGCTGTGTGGCGCAACCGCTGGCCGGACCGGCTCGGCATGACGCTCGCGGTGTCGGGTATTTCGTTTCCCGCCTTCGCGCTCGGCATGCTGCTGATGGAGATTTTTTCGGTGAAGCTCGGCTGGCTCCCGATTGTCGGCGACGGTTCGTGGCAGAGCTACGTGTTGCCGTCGCTCACGCTCGGCGCGGCCGTCGCGGCGGTGATGGCGCGCTTCACGCGGGCGTCGTTCGTCGAAGTGATGAACGAAGACTTCGTGCGGACCGCGCGCGCCAAGGGCGTGCCCGAGCGTCTCGTGATCGTCAAACACTGCCTGCGCAACGCGATGATTCCCGTCATCACGATGATGGGTCTGCAATTCGGTTTTCTGCTGGGCGGTTCGATCGTAGTCGAAGTGGTGTTCAACTGGCCGGGCCTCGGACGCCTGCTGGTGGATGCCGTTTCGATGCGTGACTATCCGGTGATTCAGGCTGAAGTGCTGTTGTTCTCGCTGGAATTCATCATCATCAATCTGGTCGTGGACGTGCTGTACGCCGTGATCAACCCCACCATCCGTTTCAAGTGA
- the gsiB gene encoding glutathione ABC transporter substrate-binding protein GsiB gives MNLLVPSSPFRLRALISGGAVVFAMLAGNAAHADTTAVMAVASTFTTLDPYDANDTLSQAVAKSFYQGLFGFDKDMKLVNVLADSYEASPDAKVYTFKLRHGVKFQDGTDFNAAAVKANFDRVTDPANKLKRYNMFNRIEKTEVVDPYTVKITLKAPFSAFVNVLAHPSAVMISPDALKKYGKDIAFHPVGTGPFELVKWDPAGDLTVKKFAGYWKKGYPKVDAIDWKPVVDNNTRAALMRTGEADFAFQVPFEQAAQLQTSPKVDLIASPSIIQRYISLNVNQKPFDNPKVREALNYAVNKDALTKVVFAGYATPADGVVPQGVDYAVKQGPWPYDPAKARALLKEAGYPNGFETTLWSAYNYSTAQKVIQFVQQQLAQVGIKAQVEALEAGQRVAKVESAQDAATAPVRMYYAGWSSSTGEADWAITPLLASVSFPPKMVNTAYYKNDTVDSDLKQALETTDRTKKAELYTDAQKRIWADAPWIFLVKEKVVYARSKRLSGAYVAPDGSFNFDEIAIK, from the coding sequence ATGAACCTGCTGGTCCCGTCTTCTCCGTTTCGTTTGCGCGCGCTGATCAGCGGCGGCGCGGTGGTGTTCGCGATGCTCGCGGGCAATGCGGCGCACGCCGACACTACGGCCGTGATGGCCGTCGCCTCGACCTTCACGACGCTCGATCCGTACGATGCCAACGACACGCTCTCGCAAGCCGTCGCGAAGTCGTTCTATCAGGGGCTGTTCGGCTTCGACAAGGACATGAAGCTGGTCAACGTGCTGGCCGACAGCTACGAAGCCAGCCCGGATGCGAAGGTTTACACGTTCAAGCTGCGCCACGGCGTGAAGTTCCAGGACGGCACCGACTTCAACGCAGCGGCGGTGAAAGCGAACTTCGACCGCGTGACCGATCCGGCGAACAAGCTCAAGCGCTACAACATGTTCAACCGCATCGAGAAGACCGAAGTGGTCGATCCGTACACGGTGAAGATCACGCTGAAGGCGCCGTTCTCGGCGTTCGTCAACGTGCTGGCGCATCCGTCGGCGGTGATGATTTCGCCGGACGCGCTGAAGAAGTATGGCAAGGACATCGCGTTCCATCCGGTCGGCACGGGTCCGTTCGAACTGGTGAAGTGGGATCCGGCGGGCGATCTGACGGTGAAGAAGTTTGCCGGCTACTGGAAGAAGGGCTACCCGAAGGTCGACGCGATCGACTGGAAGCCGGTGGTCGACAACAACACGCGCGCTGCGTTGATGCGCACAGGCGAAGCGGATTTCGCGTTCCAGGTGCCGTTCGAACAGGCCGCGCAATTGCAGACGAGCCCGAAGGTCGATCTGATCGCGTCGCCGTCGATCATTCAGCGCTATATCAGCCTGAACGTGAACCAGAAACCGTTCGACAATCCGAAGGTGCGTGAAGCGCTGAACTACGCGGTCAACAAGGACGCGCTCACCAAGGTCGTGTTCGCCGGTTACGCAACGCCGGCCGACGGCGTGGTGCCGCAAGGCGTCGACTATGCGGTGAAGCAGGGCCCGTGGCCGTACGATCCCGCCAAGGCGCGCGCGTTGCTGAAGGAAGCGGGTTATCCGAACGGTTTCGAAACCACGCTGTGGTCCGCGTATAACTACTCGACCGCACAGAAGGTGATCCAGTTCGTGCAGCAGCAACTCGCGCAAGTGGGCATCAAGGCCCAGGTCGAAGCGCTCGAAGCGGGTCAACGCGTGGCCAAGGTGGAAAGCGCGCAGGACGCCGCGACGGCGCCGGTTCGCATGTACTACGCGGGCTGGTCCTCGTCGACGGGCGAAGCGGATTGGGCGATCACGCCGCTGCTCGCGTCGGTCTCGTTCCCGCCGAAGATGGTCAACACCGCCTACTACAAGAACGATACCGTCGACAGCGATCTGAAGCAGGCGCTCGAAACCACCGACCGCACGAAGAAAGCCGAGCTCTACACGGACGCGCAAAAACGCATCTGGGCCGACGCGCCGTGGATTTTCCTCGTCAAGGAGAAGGTCGTGTACGCGCGCAGCAAGCGTCTGTCGGGTGCGTATGTGGCGCCGGACGGTTCGTTCAATTTCGACGAGATCGCGATCAAGTGA
- a CDS encoding dipeptide ABC transporter ATP-binding protein — translation MPTSSHTARPLIETLPPQRVLAVDDLSVAFRSGDTTFNAVRNLSLTVERGETLAIVGESGSGKSVTSLALMRLIEHGGGRLAGGSIAFRRRDGSVLDLAKASSGTMRSIRGADIAMIFQEPMTSLNPVFTVGDQISEAIALHQGKSRSAAHAETLRLLELVRIPEARRVAARFPHQLSGGMRQRVMIAMALSCKPALLIADEPTTALDVTIQAQILQLIRGLQDEMNMGVIFITHDMGVVAEVADRVLVMYRGEKVEEGASDALFAAPSHPYTKALLAAVPRLGAMQGTDQPAKFPILTVEQASLSGTYQAVRPAAAVAEETQPLVQETTPPILRVRDLVTRFPVKSGLFGRLTGRVHAVEKVSFDLRPGETLALVGESGCGKSTTGRSLLRLVESQSGSIEFNGKEISSLTGPALQALRRDIQFIFQDPFASLNPRLTVGFSIMEPLLVHGVAQGAEAQARVQWLLDKVGLPSEAARRYPHEFSGGQRQRIAIARALALNPKVVIADESVSALDVSVQAQIVNLMLDLQRELGVAYLFISHDMAVVERVSHRVAVMYLGQIVEIGPRRAVFEAPQHPYTRKLMGAVPVADPARRHAKRMLAADEIPSPIRALNDEPIVAPLVAVGPDHFVAQHHVGGAY, via the coding sequence GTGCCGACTTCATCGCACACCGCCCGTCCGCTTATCGAAACCTTGCCGCCGCAACGCGTGCTCGCGGTCGACGATCTGTCGGTCGCCTTCCGCAGCGGCGACACCACCTTCAACGCGGTGCGCAATCTGTCGCTGACGGTCGAGCGCGGCGAGACGCTGGCGATCGTCGGCGAATCGGGTTCGGGCAAATCAGTGACCTCGCTCGCGTTGATGCGGCTGATCGAGCATGGCGGTGGGCGCCTTGCCGGCGGCAGCATCGCTTTCCGGCGCCGCGACGGCAGCGTGCTCGACCTCGCGAAAGCGTCGTCCGGCACGATGCGTTCGATTCGCGGCGCCGACATCGCGATGATCTTTCAGGAGCCGATGACCTCGCTCAATCCGGTCTTCACGGTGGGCGATCAGATCAGCGAGGCGATCGCGTTGCACCAGGGTAAGAGCCGCTCTGCCGCGCACGCTGAAACGCTGCGTCTGCTCGAACTCGTGCGTATTCCTGAAGCGCGGCGCGTGGCGGCGCGGTTTCCGCATCAACTGTCGGGCGGCATGCGTCAACGCGTGATGATCGCGATGGCGCTGTCGTGCAAACCTGCATTGCTGATCGCCGACGAGCCGACCACCGCGCTCGACGTGACGATCCAGGCGCAGATTCTGCAACTGATCCGCGGCTTGCAGGACGAGATGAACATGGGCGTGATTTTCATCACGCACGACATGGGTGTGGTCGCCGAAGTGGCGGACCGCGTGCTGGTGATGTATCGCGGCGAGAAGGTGGAAGAGGGCGCTTCCGACGCGTTGTTCGCCGCGCCTTCGCATCCTTATACGAAGGCGTTGCTCGCCGCCGTGCCGCGTCTCGGCGCGATGCAAGGCACCGATCAGCCGGCCAAGTTTCCGATCCTGACCGTCGAGCAGGCGAGCCTGAGCGGCACTTACCAGGCCGTGCGTCCCGCTGCCGCTGTCGCGGAAGAAACGCAGCCGCTGGTGCAGGAAACCACCCCGCCCATTCTGCGAGTTCGCGATCTGGTCACGCGCTTTCCGGTCAAGAGCGGATTGTTCGGCCGCCTAACGGGCCGCGTGCATGCGGTGGAAAAAGTCAGCTTCGATTTGCGGCCCGGCGAAACGCTCGCACTGGTCGGCGAATCCGGTTGCGGCAAATCGACCACGGGCCGCTCGCTGCTGCGTCTGGTCGAAAGTCAAAGCGGGTCGATCGAATTCAACGGCAAGGAAATCAGTTCGCTGACCGGCCCCGCGTTGCAGGCGCTGCGGCGCGATATCCAGTTTATTTTCCAGGACCCGTTCGCTTCGCTGAATCCGCGTTTGACGGTTGGCTTCTCGATCATGGAGCCGTTGCTCGTGCACGGCGTCGCGCAAGGCGCCGAAGCGCAGGCGCGGGTGCAGTGGCTGCTCGACAAAGTCGGTTTGCCCTCCGAAGCCGCGCGGCGCTATCCGCACGAATTCTCCGGCGGTCAGCGGCAACGCATCGCGATTGCGCGCGCGCTGGCGTTGAACCCGAAGGTCGTAATCGCCGACGAATCCGTGTCGGCGCTCGACGTCTCCGTGCAAGCGCAGATCGTCAATCTGATGCTCGATTTGCAGCGTGAACTTGGCGTCGCGTATCTGTTCATTTCGCACGACATGGCCGTGGTCGAACGCGTCAGTCATCGCGTCGCGGTGATGTATCTCGGCCAGATCGTCGAAATCGGCCCGCGCCGCGCGGTGTTCGAAGCGCCGCAGCATCCGTACACGCGCAAGCTGATGGGCGCGGTGCCGGTTGCCGATCCGGCGCGCCGTCACGCAAAGCGCATGCTCGCCGCCGACGAGATTCCGAGCCCGATCCGCGCGCTGAACGATGAGCCTATCGTGGCCCCGCTCGTCGCAGTCGGCCCGGATCATTTCGTCGCCCAGCATCACGTGGGCGGCGCGTACTAA
- a CDS encoding isoaspartyl peptidase/L-asparaginase family protein, with translation MNSNAVIAIHGGAGTILRTSMSASAEAEYHAALHAVLSAGQRVLTDGGSALDAVSEAVRLLEDCPLFNAGRGAVYTAAGTHELDAAIMDGSTLEAGAICCVKRVRNPILAARRVLERSEHVLFTGEGAEAFAAAQGLEFAEPEYFHTEARHRQWLIARGQQRAMLDHDGATLAAAPSPNDGDPTPHEPIDPNRKFGTVGAVALDQHGHVAAATSTGGVTNKQAGRVGDTPLIGAGCYADDATCAVSTTGSGEMFMRMVAAYDVAAQMAYRNVSLQEAADDVVMNRLPKIDGRGGLIAVDARGNVTLPFNTEGMYRGFARLGETPVTAIYR, from the coding sequence ATGAACTCCAACGCAGTCATTGCCATTCATGGCGGGGCAGGGACGATCCTGCGCACGTCGATGTCGGCCAGCGCCGAAGCCGAATACCACGCCGCCTTGCACGCGGTGCTGAGCGCCGGGCAACGCGTGCTTACCGACGGCGGCAGCGCGCTCGACGCCGTCAGCGAAGCCGTGCGTCTGCTCGAAGATTGTCCGCTCTTCAACGCGGGCCGCGGCGCGGTCTACACGGCCGCCGGCACGCACGAACTCGACGCGGCGATCATGGACGGCAGCACGCTCGAAGCCGGCGCGATCTGCTGCGTGAAGCGCGTGCGCAACCCGATTCTTGCCGCGCGCCGCGTGCTCGAACGCAGCGAGCATGTGCTGTTCACCGGCGAAGGCGCGGAAGCATTCGCCGCCGCGCAAGGTCTCGAATTTGCGGAGCCGGAGTATTTCCATACTGAAGCACGTCACCGTCAATGGCTGATCGCGCGCGGTCAGCAACGCGCCATGCTCGATCACGATGGTGCGACGCTCGCCGCCGCGCCGTCCCCGAATGACGGCGATCCGACGCCGCATGAACCGATCGATCCGAACCGCAAGTTCGGCACCGTCGGCGCGGTCGCGCTCGATCAGCACGGCCATGTGGCGGCGGCGACGTCGACGGGCGGCGTCACCAACAAGCAGGCCGGCCGGGTCGGCGATACGCCGCTGATCGGCGCGGGCTGCTATGCGGACGACGCGACCTGCGCGGTCTCGACCACCGGCTCGGGCGAAATGTTCATGCGCATGGTCGCGGCCTACGACGTCGCCGCGCAAATGGCCTACCGCAACGTATCGCTGCAGGAAGCAGCCGACGACGTGGTGATGAACCGCTTGCCGAAGATCGACGGACGCGGCGGCCTGATCGCCGTCGATGCGCGCGGCAACGTCACGCTGCCGTTCAACACCGAAGGCATGTACCGCGGTTTTGCGCGGCTCGGCGAAACGCCGGTGACGGCGATTTACCGCTAG
- a CDS encoding MurR/RpiR family transcriptional regulator has product MIHQPSVASDSAEQSIAARIAAAMPTLTPIHRRMGDYVLANLFRAATMRIDELASVVGASVATANRFARALGFDGYPQFREALVRGFEATLAPVERLRSAQESLAAGDDVVDASLEQAANNLQATRTAIDSAAAEAAVEAIIAARRVFVLGFGASAFLAGLMEHGLMPYHDNVQSLALMGGPSHAARRLFASNESDLVIGLAFPRYVEDTIKLAHRAAGRGARVLALTDSPRSPLAQFADISLYIRADRRLAANADSAVLAVIEALCDAVAYRAKRSVKAAAEVSEFLLPWLVDPQAETAGTNARPARGAARATRTSRTPRTTKAKR; this is encoded by the coding sequence ATGATTCATCAACCGTCCGTTGCATCCGATTCCGCCGAGCAGTCCATCGCCGCACGCATCGCCGCGGCCATGCCGACCCTCACACCGATCCACCGGCGCATGGGCGACTACGTGCTGGCCAATCTGTTTCGCGCGGCGACCATGCGGATCGACGAGCTGGCGAGCGTCGTGGGCGCCTCGGTGGCGACGGCGAATCGTTTCGCCCGCGCGCTCGGTTTCGACGGCTATCCGCAATTTCGGGAGGCGCTGGTGCGCGGCTTCGAGGCGACGCTCGCGCCGGTCGAGCGCTTGCGCAGTGCGCAGGAGTCGCTCGCAGCCGGCGACGACGTGGTCGACGCCTCGCTCGAACAGGCCGCCAACAATCTGCAAGCCACCCGCACCGCAATCGACAGCGCCGCGGCCGAAGCCGCCGTCGAAGCGATCATCGCCGCGCGCCGCGTGTTCGTGCTCGGCTTTGGCGCCAGCGCGTTTCTCGCGGGTCTGATGGAACACGGCTTGATGCCGTATCACGACAACGTGCAGTCGCTCGCGCTGATGGGCGGACCGTCGCATGCCGCGCGGCGTCTGTTCGCATCCAACGAGAGCGATCTCGTGATCGGCCTTGCTTTTCCGCGCTACGTCGAAGACACGATCAAGCTCGCGCATCGCGCGGCGGGCCGTGGCGCTCGCGTGCTCGCGCTTACCGATAGTCCGCGTTCGCCGCTCGCGCAGTTTGCCGATATCTCGCTCTACATCCGCGCCGATCGGCGGCTCGCCGCGAACGCCGATTCGGCCGTGCTCGCCGTGATCGAAGCGCTGTGCGACGCGGTCGCGTATCGCGCGAAACGCTCGGTGAAGGCCGCCGCCGAAGTCAGCGAATTCCTGCTGCCGTGGCTCGTCGATCCACAAGCCGAGACTGCCGGCACGAACGCGCGGCCCGCGCGCGGCGCGGCCCGAGCCACCCGCACTTCCCGTACTCCTCGCACTACGAAAGCCAAACGATGA
- a CDS encoding MFS transporter, whose product MHATSSTSSALRLPAAFQRLGWSNLVAQSAEQISLAAAPLVAVFALGADARDTGLLQTAQTLPFLLLSIPLGVWADRRSRRTLMTLAESVRAIAMLCVLLLVLTHTLSLPLLAALGFIAATGTVAYNVAAPSLVPALVPREAYASANGRLELARSVAYSAGPALGGLLVGWIGAGWAYGCAAALSALAVALLAGLREPPRTALPQRHFMLELRDGTRFVLRDALLRPMLATAVFFNLGFFVLQAVYVPYAVHRLGLSASAVGVTLGAYGVGMVCGALAAPAIARRLAFGRVLIIGPSCGLLASLVMVATLVTPSFWLAMLSFFLLGAGPILWVVGSTTLRQAITPERMMGRVSALNSTATYGARPLGALLGAAISARWGMDACLVAAAVAFLVQALIIVMSPAARLARIPEQSAAVC is encoded by the coding sequence ATGCACGCTACATCCTCAACATCTTCCGCGCTCCGACTGCCGGCCGCCTTTCAGCGGCTCGGGTGGTCGAACCTGGTCGCGCAATCCGCCGAACAGATCAGCCTCGCCGCCGCGCCCCTCGTCGCGGTCTTCGCGCTCGGCGCCGACGCGCGCGATACGGGCCTGTTGCAAACCGCGCAGACGCTGCCATTCCTGTTGCTGTCGATCCCGCTCGGCGTCTGGGCCGACCGGCGCTCGCGCCGCACGTTGATGACACTCGCCGAAAGCGTGCGCGCGATCGCCATGCTGTGCGTGCTGCTGCTCGTCCTGACCCATACGCTGAGCTTGCCGCTGCTCGCCGCGCTCGGCTTCATCGCCGCGACCGGCACCGTGGCCTACAACGTCGCGGCGCCGTCGCTCGTGCCCGCGCTCGTGCCGCGCGAAGCGTATGCCAGCGCGAACGGCCGGCTCGAACTCGCGCGTAGCGTGGCGTATTCCGCGGGGCCGGCGCTCGGCGGTCTGCTGGTCGGCTGGATCGGCGCAGGTTGGGCGTATGGCTGCGCGGCCGCGCTGTCGGCGCTGGCCGTCGCGTTGCTGGCGGGCTTGCGCGAGCCACCGCGCACGGCATTGCCGCAACGTCACTTCATGCTGGAACTGCGCGACGGTACGCGTTTCGTGCTGCGCGATGCGCTGCTGCGTCCGATGCTCGCCACCGCGGTTTTTTTCAATCTCGGCTTCTTCGTGCTGCAAGCGGTGTATGTGCCATACGCGGTGCATCGGCTGGGTCTGAGCGCGTCGGCGGTTGGCGTGACGCTCGGCGCCTACGGTGTCGGCATGGTGTGCGGTGCGCTCGCTGCACCCGCCATCGCGCGACGTCTCGCATTCGGCCGCGTGCTGATTATCGGGCCGTCGTGCGGGTTGCTCGCGTCGCTCGTAATGGTGGCGACACTCGTTACGCCGTCGTTCTGGCTGGCGATGCTGAGCTTCTTTCTGCTCGGCGCCGGACCGATTCTGTGGGTGGTCGGCTCGACCACCCTGCGCCAGGCCATCACGCCCGAACGGATGATGGGTCGCGTCTCCGCGCTCAACAGCACCGCCACCTATGGCGCGCGGCCGCTCGGCGCGTTGCTCGGTGCGGCGATTAGCGCGCGCTGGGGCATGGACGCGTGTCTGGTCGCGGCGGCAGTGGCGTTCCTCGTGCAAGCGTTGATCATCGTGATGTCGCCGGCGGCGCGGCTGGCTCGCATTCCAGAGCAAAGCGCCGCGGTGTGCTGA